A section of the Methanoregula formicica SMSP genome encodes:
- a CDS encoding 50S ribosomal protein L18 — protein sequence MATGSRYFVPFRRRREGKTDYYQRTRLVVADVPRMVVRKTNRHIIVQLVTAEMDGDRTLVAANSKELEQYGYKGSTSNTPAAYLTGMLFAVKAKKAQQDSAILDIGLNRATPGARVFAALKGAVDAGLDIPYGEDILPSEDRLKGAHIAAYNKNAGDIVKIVEQVAAAIKKEMA from the coding sequence ATGGCAACAGGATCACGGTATTTTGTCCCCTTCCGGAGACGGCGGGAAGGCAAAACCGATTACTACCAGCGGACGCGGCTTGTCGTCGCAGACGTACCCCGGATGGTCGTCAGGAAGACAAACCGGCACATCATTGTGCAGCTTGTCACGGCTGAGATGGACGGCGACCGTACCCTCGTAGCTGCAAACTCGAAAGAACTCGAGCAATACGGATACAAGGGATCGACATCGAACACCCCCGCGGCATACCTCACGGGCATGCTCTTTGCCGTCAAGGCAAAGAAGGCCCAACAGGACAGCGCGATTCTCGACATCGGGCTCAACCGCGCAACTCCGGGTGCCCGCGTCTTTGCAGCCCTGAAGGGTGCTGTGGACGCCGGCCTCGATATCCCCTACGGCGAGGATATCCTCCCTTCGGAAGACCGCCTCAAGGGTGCGCACATCGCGGCATACAATAAGAATGCCGGTGACATTGTCAAGATCGTCGAGCAGGTGGCAGCAGCCATAAAGAAGGAGATGGCATAA
- a CDS encoding 30S ribosomal protein S5, with translation MAYEREEWQPVTGLGKLVAAGEIKSIDQVLESGRPIKEPQIVDYFLPDLEDQVLDISMMQRMTDSGRRVQFRAVVIVGNRNGYIGFGQGKDVQVGDAIKKAIVKAKMNLVKVRRGCGSWECGCNATHSIPMQVTGVAGSVKVTLKPAPQGIGLVTGDISKKVLELAGIKDAWTFARGQTRTTINFAKATFNALRATNMIRTGRVE, from the coding sequence ATGGCATACGAACGAGAAGAATGGCAGCCGGTCACCGGTCTTGGCAAGCTCGTTGCCGCAGGTGAGATAAAAAGCATCGACCAGGTCCTTGAGAGCGGAAGGCCCATCAAGGAACCCCAGATCGTCGACTATTTCCTCCCTGATCTCGAGGACCAGGTCCTCGACATCTCCATGATGCAGCGTATGACCGACTCGGGCCGCCGTGTCCAGTTCCGCGCCGTTGTCATTGTCGGAAACCGCAACGGGTACATCGGCTTTGGCCAGGGCAAGGACGTCCAGGTCGGCGATGCCATCAAGAAGGCGATTGTCAAGGCAAAGATGAACCTTGTCAAGGTCCGCCGTGGCTGTGGCAGCTGGGAATGCGGCTGCAATGCAACCCATTCAATCCCAATGCAGGTCACCGGGGTTGCCGGCAGCGTCAAGGTCACCCTCAAGCCCGCACCACAGGGCATCGGGCTTGTCACCGGTGACATCAGCAAGAAGGTGCTCGAACTCGCCGGCATCAAGGATGCCTGGACCTTTGCACGCGGACAGACCCGCACAACCATCAACTTTGCAAAGGCCACCTTCAATGCACTCAGGGCCACCAATATGATCCGGACCGGGAGGGTAGAGTAA
- a CDS encoding large ribosomal subunit protein uL15 gives MPTNKRSKFRGSRTCGGGTHKNRRGAGNRGGRGRAGINAHHFVKWYKEMGGPVFGKDGFCNQTSVDVTTIDVGALDQIVPSLLAQGIAKKEGDAIVINTADLGIEKVLGSGRVTQKINVSATAFSEIAKAKIEKMGGKAQVVE, from the coding sequence ATGCCAACCAACAAGCGTTCAAAATTCCGCGGCTCGCGGACATGCGGTGGCGGCACTCACAAGAACCGGCGCGGCGCAGGAAACCGCGGAGGCCGGGGGCGTGCCGGCATCAACGCCCACCATTTTGTCAAGTGGTACAAGGAGATGGGAGGCCCGGTGTTTGGCAAGGACGGCTTCTGCAACCAGACTTCTGTTGACGTGACTACCATTGATGTCGGCGCGCTGGACCAGATCGTCCCCTCGCTCCTTGCGCAGGGAATCGCCAAAAAGGAAGGGGATGCGATCGTGATCAACACCGCTGATTTGGGGATTGAGAAAGTCCTTGGCAGTGGCAGGGTCACGCAGAAGATCAACGTCTCCGCAACGGCCTTCTCTGAAATTGCGAAAGCAAAGATTGAAAAGATGGGCGGGAAAGCCCAGGTTGTAGAATAA
- a CDS encoding GNAT family N-acetyltransferase: MTVQRDGIVVRLVETWDPDEIVHLYQAGGWWKDDFDPATLPELIKKSFAFAVAIDQQTGRAVGMGRVISDGISDGYIQDLVVLPACRNRGIGKEIVATLVRKCTESGISWIGLVAEPDTEMFYRPLGFHRMEGHVPLLWQGGH, translated from the coding sequence ATGACTGTACAGCGTGACGGTATTGTTGTCCGTCTCGTGGAAACCTGGGACCCGGACGAGATTGTTCATCTCTACCAAGCCGGCGGGTGGTGGAAGGATGACTTCGATCCTGCAACCCTGCCGGAGCTTATAAAGAAGAGTTTTGCCTTTGCCGTTGCCATCGACCAGCAGACCGGGCGGGCTGTTGGCATGGGGCGGGTCATATCGGATGGGATCTCTGACGGGTATATCCAGGATCTCGTTGTCCTCCCGGCCTGCCGGAACAGGGGAATCGGAAAAGAGATCGTTGCAACTCTGGTGCGGAAGTGCACAGAATCCGGGATCAGCTGGATCGGGCTTGTCGCAGAACCGGATACCGAGATGTTTTACCGGCCGTTAGGGTTCCATCGCATGGAGGGGCATGTTCCCCTGCTGTGGCAAGGGGGTCACTGA
- a CDS encoding DUF106 domain-containing protein has protein sequence MNFKKFWDEYSLWITFGFMFLMMWAYTVEWLRVGVGQAIDTLFAPLLTTFGIPFYVLIIILSALTGLYSSIVQKYTIDYEKMTESQERMKEFQKEYREATLSQDEKKIKKLDAKKDRMMKDQLELSQQQFKPMTYILVLSVPIFFWLLYRLAQTTATITMPYFGTVDLNAAIIWIIPAWIFWYMICSITLSQVIRKALNIGGL, from the coding sequence ATGAATTTCAAAAAGTTCTGGGACGAGTACAGCCTCTGGATCACCTTCGGCTTCATGTTCCTCATGATGTGGGCCTACACGGTCGAGTGGCTCCGTGTCGGGGTTGGCCAGGCTATTGATACCCTGTTTGCCCCGCTCCTCACCACGTTCGGTATACCGTTTTATGTCCTGATCATCATCCTGTCGGCACTCACCGGTCTCTACTCTTCGATTGTCCAGAAATACACGATCGATTACGAGAAGATGACCGAGTCGCAGGAACGGATGAAGGAGTTCCAGAAGGAGTACCGCGAGGCAACGCTCTCCCAGGACGAGAAGAAGATCAAGAAACTGGATGCCAAGAAGGACCGGATGATGAAGGATCAGCTCGAACTGTCCCAGCAGCAGTTCAAGCCGATGACCTACATCCTCGTCCTCTCGGTCCCCATCTTCTTCTGGCTGCTCTACCGGCTCGCCCAGACCACAGCGACCATCACGATGCCCTATTTTGGCACCGTAGACCTGAATGCAGCAATCATCTGGATCATCCCTGCCTGGATTTTCTGGTACATGATCTGCTCCATCACGCTCTCGCAGGTCATCAGGAAAGCCCTGAATATCGGGGGACTCTGA
- the secY gene encoding preprotein translocase subunit SecY, with amino-acid sequence MGDLLDRMEPLLAAMPAVKSPEGHVHFKNKLIWTVGILVLYFVLTNIPVFGLSPDSADLLAAYRALLAGASGSIVHLGIGPIVTASIVLQLLKGADILHIDTSDTRGQVMYMGLQKMLIMVMIVIEAAPNIIGGFMQPDAIIANQFFGGNLFAVSLLIFLQICIGGVLIFLMDEVVTKWGIGSGVGLFIIAGISQALVNGFISWASIQDQYPVGFFPRLVAIGLDGGNYLAYFGSDMLAFVTTIAIFLVIVYVESTRIEIPLAHAQIRGARARFPVKLIYASVLPMILVMVLLANIQMLGMFLSNVGITTLGTFSGSTPQDGIMYFLAPINGPADWMWWTTDLGHAPWEVLLRLGINITFMVVGGAVFALFWIKTAGLDSKDVARQIQMSGMSIPGYRRNPQVLEKYLDRYIPRVTIIGGVFIGLLSVVANLFGVIGSVSGTGLLLTVSITYRLYEEIASQQIMEMYPFMRTFFGKE; translated from the coding sequence ATGGGAGACCTGCTGGATCGAATGGAACCCCTGCTCGCTGCGATGCCCGCAGTCAAGAGCCCGGAGGGCCACGTCCATTTCAAAAACAAACTGATCTGGACTGTGGGAATCTTAGTCCTGTATTTTGTCCTCACGAACATCCCGGTCTTCGGACTGTCCCCGGACAGTGCGGACCTTCTCGCTGCCTACCGTGCACTCCTCGCCGGGGCAAGCGGTTCGATCGTCCACCTCGGTATCGGGCCGATCGTCACGGCATCCATCGTGCTCCAGCTCTTAAAAGGTGCAGATATCCTGCACATCGACACGAGCGATACGCGCGGACAGGTCATGTACATGGGTCTGCAGAAGATGCTCATCATGGTCATGATCGTCATCGAGGCCGCCCCGAATATCATCGGGGGGTTCATGCAGCCCGATGCGATCATCGCAAACCAGTTCTTCGGCGGCAACCTCTTTGCGGTATCCCTGCTCATCTTCCTCCAGATATGTATCGGCGGCGTCCTCATCTTCCTCATGGATGAAGTGGTGACCAAATGGGGTATCGGTTCCGGTGTTGGTCTCTTCATCATTGCCGGTATCTCCCAGGCGCTCGTCAATGGTTTCATCAGCTGGGCCAGCATCCAGGACCAGTACCCGGTCGGTTTCTTCCCCCGGCTTGTTGCCATCGGCCTTGATGGCGGGAATTACCTTGCCTATTTCGGCTCCGATATGCTCGCCTTCGTCACCACCATCGCTATCTTCCTTGTCATCGTGTACGTGGAATCCACCCGGATCGAGATCCCGCTGGCCCACGCACAGATCCGTGGAGCACGCGCACGGTTCCCGGTAAAACTCATCTATGCGAGCGTCCTGCCGATGATCCTCGTGATGGTGCTCCTTGCAAACATCCAGATGCTGGGCATGTTCCTCTCGAATGTGGGGATAACGACGCTCGGGACATTCAGCGGATCCACCCCGCAGGACGGTATCATGTACTTCCTTGCCCCGATCAACGGGCCGGCCGACTGGATGTGGTGGACAACGGATCTCGGCCACGCCCCATGGGAGGTGCTATTACGTCTTGGCATCAATATCACATTCATGGTGGTCGGAGGGGCAGTCTTCGCGCTCTTCTGGATCAAGACTGCCGGGCTTGACAGCAAAGATGTCGCCCGCCAGATCCAGATGTCCGGTATGTCCATCCCCGGCTACCGCCGGAACCCGCAGGTACTCGAGAAGTACCTTGACCGGTACATCCCCCGCGTGACGATCATTGGTGGCGTCTTCATCGGTTTGCTCAGTGTCGTGGCAAACCTCTTTGGTGTCATCGGTTCGGTCAGCGGGACTGGTCTGTTGCTTACGGTCAGTATCACCTACCGTCTCTATGAAGAGATAGCAAGCCAGCAGATCATGGAGATGTACCCGTTCATGCGGACATTCTTTGGAAAAGAGTGA
- a CDS encoding 50S ribosomal protein L30, giving the protein MYAVVQVRGVVKTRQDIKNTLKMLRLHHINHCVLIPDTPENLGMIRKVKDYVAFGEVDATTVETLLQTRGRVIGDAPLTDEYVKSNSTYGGIADFAKALASGETKLRDMPGLKPVLRLHPPRKGYKTTKRTFPQGGALGYYGQEINTLLYKMR; this is encoded by the coding sequence ATGTACGCGGTCGTTCAGGTCCGCGGCGTGGTGAAGACCCGCCAGGATATCAAGAACACCTTGAAGATGCTCCGCCTGCACCACATCAACCACTGTGTCCTTATTCCGGATACCCCCGAGAATCTCGGCATGATCCGGAAAGTCAAGGACTACGTGGCCTTCGGCGAAGTGGATGCAACAACGGTCGAGACTCTCCTCCAGACCCGGGGCAGGGTCATCGGCGATGCACCGCTCACGGACGAGTACGTCAAGTCCAACTCGACCTATGGCGGCATTGCAGACTTCGCAAAGGCACTTGCCAGCGGTGAGACAAAGCTGCGCGACATGCCGGGCTTAAAGCCCGTGCTGCGCCTGCACCCTCCGCGCAAGGGATACAAGACCACCAAACGTACCTTCCCCCAGGGAGGAGCGCTTGGCTATTATGGGCAGGAGATCAATACTCTCCTCTATAAGATGAGGTGA
- the cmk gene encoding (d)CMP kinase, which yields MRITVSGLPGSGTTSLSRYLAQRHGFTMISAGEVFRQLAKEHNMELARFGDLARKDPSYDKMIDARQKEIAEASDNIVVEGRLSGWMIDNADLKIWIYAPIGCRIKRIVFRDQVADEETAKSLTLEREQCEADRYRSYYNIDINDLSIYHIILNSEHWDVDGLGAIIDTAIARQNPGK from the coding sequence ATGCGGATCACCGTGAGCGGGTTGCCCGGGAGCGGGACAACCTCACTCTCACGGTACCTTGCACAGCGCCACGGGTTTACCATGATCTCGGCGGGAGAGGTCTTCCGCCAGCTGGCAAAAGAGCACAACATGGAGCTTGCCCGGTTCGGGGACCTTGCGAGGAAGGACCCGAGCTATGACAAGATGATCGACGCGCGCCAGAAAGAGATCGCCGAGGCAAGCGACAATATCGTTGTCGAGGGAAGGCTCTCGGGCTGGATGATCGATAATGCCGACCTGAAGATCTGGATCTATGCACCCATCGGGTGCCGGATCAAGCGCATCGTCTTCCGCGATCAGGTTGCCGATGAAGAGACGGCAAAGAGCCTCACGCTGGAGCGCGAGCAGTGTGAAGCGGACCGGTACCGCTCCTATTACAATATCGATATTAACGATCTTTCGATCTATCATATCATCCTCAATTCCGAGCACTGGGATGTTGACGGTCTTGGCGCCATCATCGACACTGCTATCGCCCGGCAGAATCCGGGCAAGTAA
- a CDS encoding adenylate kinase codes for MEGKKVIITGVPGVGKTTVVNEALKKLKSEGIEYQSLNFGTFMFEVAKADNIVKDRDQMRTLDRAVQKRLQQRAGQAIAKITGNVLIDTHASVKTPKGYLAGLPEWVLREIMPDIIVLVETDDDQILMRRLTDETRSRDKEGSRSIAEHQQFNRSIAAAYAMLTGCTIRIITNADFLLERSAADLADVLR; via the coding sequence ATGGAAGGAAAGAAGGTTATCATCACTGGTGTTCCCGGCGTCGGGAAGACCACGGTCGTCAACGAGGCACTAAAGAAACTCAAAAGTGAGGGCATCGAGTACCAGTCCCTCAACTTCGGCACCTTCATGTTCGAGGTTGCAAAGGCGGACAACATTGTCAAGGACCGGGACCAGATGCGCACGCTGGACCGCGCAGTCCAGAAGCGGCTCCAGCAGCGGGCCGGGCAAGCCATTGCCAAGATCACGGGCAATGTCCTGATCGACACCCACGCATCAGTCAAGACGCCCAAGGGCTACCTTGCCGGGCTTCCTGAATGGGTCCTGCGCGAGATCATGCCCGATATCATTGTGCTTGTTGAGACCGATGATGACCAGATCCTTATGCGGAGGCTCACCGATGAGACGCGGTCCCGGGACAAGGAAGGGTCGCGCTCGATTGCAGAGCACCAGCAGTTCAACCGGTCGATTGCGGCGGCATACGCAATGCTGACGGGTTGTACTATCAGGATCATCACCAATGCGGATTTCCTGCTCGAACGTTCGGCGGCAGATCTGGCAGACGTTCTCCGGTGA